The Amaranthus tricolor cultivar Red isolate AtriRed21 chromosome 2, ASM2621246v1, whole genome shotgun sequence genome contains the following window.
AGAAGCATTCAAAGTTTTTTTTCTATTGATCGAGTAAAAATTTGTGCTTGTATGATGcaagattttaaaaattatgataagaTCGTAAAATTCTAAGTTTCTTTCAAATTTAGTTGAATTGATGTGAAAGATTGTACAAAGGTTAGAATTGGTTTCCTACCAGAGTTCGGAATTGTTTCCAATTCTCTGGATCACTGAATTGTACACTTGGATGGAGCTGTTCTTGCTGAATGGTGTAATGGAATAAGCTAAGCCTCTCTACACCTCTCTACCTTATCACAAGTGGAAGTCTTGAGAGAGTTGTTACTATTCTATCCCTTTGAATTAACATCAAAGAGAAATTAGGTGTTTTTTAAGGGAAAATGTggaaatttgataataaataaagagaatgaATTGTATGAGTgtaattaaaaagttaaaatgtatggataagaTTCAAAGAAAGTGTTAGGcattgtcaaaaaataaaaataatgctaaATATCAAATGAGGCTAAATGAGTGGGATAGAGGGAGTATTAGGGGAAAAATATGTGGCAGATTTGGAGTTGCATTTTCttaagtttttttgtttgatttttaatctCAGGATTGCAGTGCGGAAGCTTTATTTGGAACTATGGACAAGACTTTGCGATTACTTGAAATGGGTTTTGATGAGCATGAAGTTTCACTGGCTATTGAAAAACTAGGTAATTTTTTGTTCCGTCCGTCCTTATATTGTCCCATATTTCAATAGGCCAAAGGTTATTCAGTTTTTTTCATTTCGAATTATAATAGACTAAATTGAGTTAACCTATTAAATAAAGTGCATTttatatttatgtgaagttgcttACGATATTTGCTACTAAGGGTCAATcagaaacaatctctttgtcATCATTAACAATGGTTAGGTTGGTGTACATCCAACCTTCTTAACCTTGCTTATGTGGGACCATGGGAGCCACTTAAAGGAATTAGGATAATGGAATGTTGTAGTCATTCAATATGCATGTGAATTTTTCTGGAGCAAGTAAATTAGGAGGAAATAGCGTGTCCAAGTACCGATATGTTGGTTGTAATGTTCTATTGCATAATGCCCTTTTAGTTATTTACCTTTTCCATGGAGGATACTATAATAATGGTTAGGTTGGTGGGACCATGGGAGCCACTCAAAGGAATTAGGGTGATGGAATATTGTAGTCATTATATATGcatatgattttttttggagCAAGTTCCATGTACCAatatgtttattgtaatgttctATTGCATAATGCCCTTTCAATTATTTACCTTTTTCATGAAGGATGCATTAAGCTAGTTTATCGACATAGGCAAaatatttctacaataataccaaccttttgttaattttcctacaataataccaactattgattaatcatgaataataccaacttagggctTATTTTCcaagaataataccaactttagattattaattaatttaccaatttttttttgtcttataatcacctatagtttgatttttaacatattagggattttctaggaaaactcccctttaagttggtattatttatggttaatcaatagttggtattattatagggaaattaacaaaaggttgtattattcacggtaatttttccttaacttcattgaaattttaattgatgctaacaaattattttgatgattgtttttttcttttaggtTCAGAAGTGCCGGTAATAGAGCTTGCAAATTGCATATGTGCTAGCCAAATGGGTGAAACATATCGCCCAAACACCAAGGTTCTcaaattttcaaactttttaGAATTGTTATGTTTTGGTTTTGTCGTAGAGGGGCACTACTTTGTGCGTTTAATGCTCTGAGTTTGTAGTCTATGATTTGTGGAGACTGATATTCTACATCTTGATCTTGTGGCAATCAATTTGTGTTGAACTTTTTTATCTGTAGCAAAGAAATGAAGCATGAGTAACACATATCTCTGTAATTTTCATTGAGTGAGACAATTTTCAGTTCATAATTGCCCGGAACACGGGTCGCCTCATCAGGGTCAAATGTAACACGGGTCGTTAGCGATCTGAAACAGACTGGGAAGTGATCCAGAAAAAGGCTAGAGTATAGAGGATTGAACATGGCTGAGAGTGAGAAATACAATTAATAGTTGCGACTCATTCTTAGTGCTTCAGTGGATAAGTAGTTGAAAAGGGAGGAGAAGGATTGCCGATCAGAAAAGAGAGAAAAGGTGAGAGAGAAATTATCTATGTGTAATATATAAAGAAGTGCATGAAAGGTCAACCAACATTTTTCTTACACATGCCCTTTAGGTGTGAGCCACCGAAAGGAATTAAGGTGATGTAATGTTTAAGTTGGGATGAACAAAATTAAGATGTTAGTAGTTTGCTAATATAGTTGTCTTTTTATTGATGGTGTAAAATAGAAAGAGCACATTGTTTTATTTTCGTATGTATCTGTTTTGTTTTGAGATAAAGAAATCATTCATTTAGTTACATTCCTTTCATATATTTGTTCTTTTGTGTTTGTGGTGGATTCATTAGTTAACTGCAAATTTTTTGGTTGCAATTTAACTTTGTGCACTATGATCAACGTGTTATTGGGCTTACAtggttatttattttgttgttcCTTAATTTTGTGCAGAATGGCCCGGTCTCCTCTAAGACAAAACGTTCGTCTCTTGATGGTTCTTGGTATCATATAAAGGGAGTGCCTAGCCATTGTGGTGATATATTAGCTGCCAAAACTGAGAAACTTGACGAAGAATATTGGAGTAGCTTGAACTTGGGCAATGCAGATGTAGGTATGAAGCCAAAAGAAGAATACTATGACGAGTCAAATTCTTTTATGAAAGATTTTAACTTAGATGACATAAAGGGTAAAAGGCCAAAAGAAGAATATGAAGAGGACTTGAGCACTTGTAATGGCCATGCATGGAAAAGATCAAAAGTTCTTAGTATTGGTAACAACCCGTCGCCGCATAGGAAAACACCAGTTGATAACTTTGAAATGCCCAGTCGTCCTAATGCTTCTGGGAAAAGTATTGATAATGCTCTTTATGGACCTCCTTATTTCTTGTATGGGAATTTCGTGAATTTATCAGCTGATGGTTGGAAGAAGGTgtctcaatttttattttctctccaTCCAGAATTCGTTAATACTCAACTTTTTTCTGCCTTAAACAGAACAGAAGGTTACATACATAATCTTCCTATCGAAGATCGGTCACACATTGAACCAAAATCACCTATGACAATTGAAGAAGTAATTCCACACACAAAGAAGTTTTGGCCTTCGTGGGATACAAGGAAGCAATTAAATTGTATAAGTTCTGATACAACGGGAGCCTCACAAGTATGTAATAGCTTGGGAAAGATGTTAGCAGGTTCTCGAGGTGCGCCTTCAAGCGATCAGCAAACAAAAGTACTCTATTATTGTCGTACTATGAATCTTGTTTGGGTTGGCCCACAAAAACTTTCTCCTATGGAACCTGAATATTTGGAACGTATTATGGGATATCCAACATACCATACTCGAAATCCTGATATGACACTAGCTGATAGGCTAGATTCGTTGAAGAATTGCTTCCAAACTGATACCACAGGATATTATCTTTCTGTTTTAAAGTCCCTTTTCCCAGGTGGTGTAACTGTGCTGTCGCTTTACAGTGGGATTGGTGGAGCAGAAGTGGCATTGCATCGGCTTGGAATATATATGAAAGCTGTTGTTTCAGT
Protein-coding sequences here:
- the LOC130804416 gene encoding probable inactive DNA (cytosine-5)-methyltransferase DRM3 isoform X1, translating into MMPKVSNISDTESLSDKEDESQMQKVDTLGFGITSEVVGLRHLGENVASSSGTNLRSSFIGMGFSPSLIDKVIKEKGGEDADLLLDTLFAYSAHQKSNSESSDSLGPMLDENTTVAMCEVESHMEKALHGAKSVSTDSLDSLLDDDKDVKAITTADPFPKQELDLVEDLDDDKRASLLMMNFPIAKIDFAIDKLGKGAQIDELVDFIIAAEIAESENCDNPPNASVNKNEDCSAEALFGTMDKTLRLLEMGFDEHEVSLAIEKLGSEVPVIELANCICASQMGETYRPNTKNGPVSSKTKRSSLDGSWYHIKGVPSHCGDILAAKTEKLDEEYWSSLNLGNADVGMKPKEEYYDESNSFMKDFNLDDIKGKRPKEEYEEDLSTCNGHAWKRSKVLSIGNNPSPHRKTPVDNFEMPSRPNASGKSIDNALYGPPYFLYGNFVNLSADGWKKVSQFLFSLHPEFVNTQLFSALNRTEGYIHNLPIEDRSHIEPKSPMTIEEVIPHTKKFWPSWDTRKQLNCISSDTTGASQVCNSLGKMLAGSRGAPSSDQQTKVLYYCRTMNLVWVGPQKLSPMEPEYLERIMGYPTYHTRNPDMTLADRLDSLKNCFQTDTTGYYLSVLKSLFPGGVTVLSLYSGIGGAEVALHRLGIYMKAVVSVESSEARRKVLRRWWQNTDQSGELVQIENIQRLTSNKLEFLIKKFGGFDLVVCLNPCTYEKGSNVVPGSRETVGLDFTSYYEFVRVLQRVRTMSGRT
- the LOC130804416 gene encoding probable inactive DNA (cytosine-5)-methyltransferase DRM3 isoform X3, which gives rise to MLDENTTVAMCEVESHMEKALHGAKSVSTDSLDSLLDDDKDVKAITTADPFPKQELDLVEDLDDDKRASLLMMNFPIAKIDFAIDKLGKGAQIDELVDFIIAAEIAESENCDNPPNASVNKNEDCSAEALFGTMDKTLRLLEMGFDEHEVSLAIEKLGSEVPVIELANCICASQMGETYRPNTKNGPVSSKTKRSSLDGSWYHIKGVPSHCGDILAAKTEKLDEEYWSSLNLGNADVGMKPKEEYYDESNSFMKDFNLDDIKGKRPKEEYEEDLSTCNGHAWKRSKVLSIGNNPSPHRKTPVDNFEMPSRPNASGKSIDNALYGPPYFLYGNFVNLSADGWKKVSQFLFSLHPEFVNTQLFSALNRTEGYIHNLPIEDRSHIEPKSPMTIEEVIPHTKKFWPSWDTRKQLNCISSDTTGASQVCNSLGKMLAGSRGAPSSDQQTKVLYYCRTMNLVWVGPQKLSPMEPEYLERIMGYPTYHTRNPDMTLADRLDSLKNCFQTDTTGYYLSVLKSLFPGGVTVLSLYSGIGGAEVALHRLGIYMKAVVSVESSEARRKVLRRWWQNTDQSGELVQIENIQRLTSNKLEFLIKKFGGFDLVVCLNPCTYEKGSNVVPGSRETVGLDFTSYYEFVRVLQRVRTMSGRT
- the LOC130804416 gene encoding probable inactive DNA (cytosine-5)-methyltransferase DRM3 isoform X2, coding for MMPKVSNISDTESLSDKEDESQMQKVDTLGFGITSEVVGLRHLGENVASSSGTNLRSSFIGMGFSPSLIDKVIKEKGGEDADLLLDTLFAYSALHGAKSVSTDSLDSLLDDDKDVKAITTADPFPKQELDLVEDLDDDKRASLLMMNFPIAKIDFAIDKLGKGAQIDELVDFIIAAEIAESENCDNPPNASVNKNEDCSAEALFGTMDKTLRLLEMGFDEHEVSLAIEKLGSEVPVIELANCICASQMGETYRPNTKNGPVSSKTKRSSLDGSWYHIKGVPSHCGDILAAKTEKLDEEYWSSLNLGNADVGMKPKEEYYDESNSFMKDFNLDDIKGKRPKEEYEEDLSTCNGHAWKRSKVLSIGNNPSPHRKTPVDNFEMPSRPNASGKSIDNALYGPPYFLYGNFVNLSADGWKKVSQFLFSLHPEFVNTQLFSALNRTEGYIHNLPIEDRSHIEPKSPMTIEEVIPHTKKFWPSWDTRKQLNCISSDTTGASQVCNSLGKMLAGSRGAPSSDQQTKVLYYCRTMNLVWVGPQKLSPMEPEYLERIMGYPTYHTRNPDMTLADRLDSLKNCFQTDTTGYYLSVLKSLFPGGVTVLSLYSGIGGAEVALHRLGIYMKAVVSVESSEARRKVLRRWWQNTDQSGELVQIENIQRLTSNKLEFLIKKFGGFDLVVCLNPCTYEKGSNVVPGSRETVGLDFTSYYEFVRVLQRVRTMSGRT